The Tubulanus polymorphus chromosome 1, tnTubPoly1.2, whole genome shotgun sequence genome contains a region encoding:
- the LOC141914935 gene encoding centrosomal protein of 162 kDa-like: MAKKSKQKKNALDEEFEAFLKESYSTDDSIDSTNVNKYLNKNKQSTDSTAPWWLNTGDDPDNNFEPGTGKSFLKKRPEPKPRTEPKPKTTTADSANTSTERKYGAESIDTMSRDSLDGGNFVYARHATVGTEEGGRVTIAVPGLSLDDSSTYTENPVLQQTDQFDTCTLDEEDEKQKFFKDLENNAESTIDFSRLNRDLDRSDTMKLLHTSSNEQALDDLRSTGAGQKPETSDLPPQNQEKPSMLSKVALLDSLDTTLGTAKLGGNKVSNENVGDEERLQPKTIQFSATVKSGGGTGVLYTDTSMELDALHKAYQEIGMSTIGTENGFQSHKNSLLLPSTDGKSVEIPGIGDSIPDDGTRNKTDSVASFGLKQVLPTDSNLGKKERTVSDIIKEVDELQKKSRIDLDGRSDAEHRGYHLSPAVAEDDDARGFQLSPAREDQQIISNWFNREIAKDDAAIIENQEIFAEDTEKPVPPKKTPRKSKMAKTPEKAKKTSKTKFSTIQSSGYGQQKKSKEKWSPVDIAKQKVQGTEKPSPKKRKTGVKSSADGAAAISEKQLMASVESFTSYIQQHFGVTQTVSGKSKKSLPEVKYSVDEPSLSASLRVDKTSGLEREKSLILEVKEWQEQWKQERQMHAKCKADMFNAERELKRQLEILKIEHEQQIFKLKQENFILAAKVTDDDGGRAELPDKTTNDESRPEKLILFEKEIAEQEKLLAGYQQENERLYSEMKRIQVMNKVTEERMFKENQRLQTELMTLRAQLERKEIELKNKGVITSPSTQQQLAAGGGTAVLGAGKIAQLEAEIKQAKKKEDTLRHEMKVQEQAKKELEFHIEKIVREKEELGEEVQFTKLSANNEIREIKKETETEVERLNRKLKWFAENQELLDRDTNIIREKNNEIRSLKDQLDSLKSQSGEKRLETQSRTKEKAADTKRIQDLERQVKEMETIMKRRNPNSIQALVWAAASADGPHVKAPSVEYLENRVKQLEKELDEKSDDGKRSLRVLEQKYTSMKFQYDERINELEEQLSRFTTTRSSSGDSRPFTHTTALQKELDTVRERSRKKLAEKDSIIERLNKDLSMAKNKATANMKNELQTLKDNETELQLKIKELGCELSRKDREVLAVQTSLERIRREKQQIIIDTNLHQNRHGRDDYPAAISGRKSPRRESRESTPSRQYEPELFKGLHISDVIREKEDLQLKIDRLTLEIEQCKHDLQINAETKQREIKNLQQHMQEQMNEMKRFHENEIIRVKTTNAVEHSASKVAELQSKVDAQQIMLTHLREKFNNAQTAVEQLPVLKIKETTLENQIKTLLDDLKEAKRSHKPEMRHFDSLLDKIRDLERKHESRESELKQIIFKNKQIATDDMAKEVAKWRQVIDVKNREIERFRSELDAILDVLEELRKQGVVIPSKTVSSIS, encoded by the exons ATGGCAAAAAAGTCGAAGCAGAAAAAGAATGCGTTAGATGAGGAATTTGAGGCATTTTTAAAAGAG TCGTATTCTACTGATGATTCCATAGATTCGACTAACgtaaataaatatctaaacaaaaataaacaaagtACAGATTCaactgccccctggtggtTAAACACCGGCGATGACCCAGATAATAACTTCGAACCCGGAACCG GTAAAAGTTTCTTGAAGAAAAGACCTGAACCTAAACCTAGAACGGAGCCTAAACCTAAGACAACTACAGCTGATTCTGCGAACACATCGACAGAAAGAAAG tACGGTGCAGAGTCTATTGATACTATGAGTCGTGATAGCCTTGATGGAGGAAATTTCg TTTATGCGAGGCACGCTACTGTCGGAACAGAAGAAGGAGGTCGAGTAAC GATTGCGGTTCCTGGTTTGAGTTTAGACGACTCATCGACTTATACTGAAAATCCCGTCCTTCAACAAACCGATCAGTTCGATACTTGTACGCTCGatgaagaagatgaaaaacaaaagtTTTTTAAG GATTTGGAGAATAATGCAGAATCAACGATTGATTTTAGTCGTTTAAATCGAGATTTGGATCGTTCCGATACAATGAAACTGTTACATACGAGCAGCAATGAACAAGCGTTAGACG ATTTACGTTCTACTGGGGCTGGGCAAAAACCTGAAACAAGTGATTTACCGCCTCAGAAT CAAGAAAAACCGAGTATGCTTTCAAAAG tCGCTCTGTTGGATTCATTGGATACGACTCTGGGTACTGCTAAATTAGGCGGTAATAAAGTTAGTAATGAAAATGTAGGAGATGAAGAAAGGCTGCAGCCTAAAACTATTCAATTCAGTGCTACTGTTAAATCTGGTGGAGGAACCG GTGTGCTGTACACTGATACTAGTATGGAACTGGATGCATTACATAAAGCTTACCAGGAGATCGGAATGTCAACAATTGGAACGGAAAACGGTTTTCAGTCTCATAAGAATTCACTATTGTTGCCGTCGACGGATGGAAAATCAGTTGAGATTCCCGGCATTGGTGACTCGATACCGGATGATGGAACTCGTAATAAAACCGACTCCGTCGCTAGTTTCGGATTGAAACAAGTTCTGCCGACAGATTCAAATCTCG GAAAGAAAGAACGAACCGTGTCGGATATCATTAAAGAAGTCGATGAATTGCAGAAGAAATCTCGTATCGATCTCGATGGAAGAAGTGATGCCGAACATCGCGGGTATCATTTATCACCGGCCGTCGCCGAGGACGACGACGCGCGTGGATTTCAATTGTCGCCGGCTCGCGAAGATCAACAGATCATCAGTAATTGGTTCAATCGGGAAATTGCTAAAGATGATGCTGCGATTATAGAAAATCAGGAGATATTCGCCGAG GACACAGAGAAACCCGTACCACCTAAAAAGACACCGAGAAAAAGCAAAATGGCGAAAACTCCAGAAAAAG CCAAGAAAACATCAAAGACTAAATTTTCAACCATTCAAAGTTCCGGGTACGGGCAGCAGAAAAAGAGCAAGGAAAAATGGTCACCAGTTGACATCGCGAAGCAAAAAGTTCAAG GTACTGAAAAACCTTCGCCAAAAAAGAGGAAAACCGGAGTTAAATCGTCAGCAGATGGCGCTGCTGCAATCAGTGAGAAACAGCTAATGGCGTCGGTTGAATCATTTACTAGTTACATTCAACAACATTTCGGTGTGACGCAAACTGTGAGCGGTAAATCAAAGAAATCTTTACCTGAG GTGAAATATTCAGTCGATGAACCGAGTTTATCGGCTAGTTTAAGAGTCGACAAAACATCCGGGTTGGAACGAGAAAAATCATTGATACTCGAAGTGAAAGAATGGCAGGAACAATGGAAGCAGGAAAGACAGATGCACGCGAAATGTAAAGCTGACATGTTCAACGCTGAACGTGAACTTAAACGACAACTAGAGATACTAAAAATAGAACACGaacaacaaatattcaaactgAAACAAGAGAATTTCATTCTGGCAGCGAAG GTGACTGACGATGATGGTGGAAGAGCCGAGCTTCCCGACAAAACAACCAACGACGAGTCGCGACCTGAAAAACTGATTctgtttgaaaaagaaatcgcTGAACAAGAGAAACTGTTAGCCGGATACCAGCAGGAGAATGAGCGACTTTATTCCGAGATGAAACGAATACAAGTGATGAATAAAGTGACGGAGGAACGAATGTTTAAAGAGAATCAGAGATtacaaactgaattaatgactCTCAG AGCTCAATTGGAACGTAAAGaaatagaattgaaaaataaaggtGTAATAACATCACCTTCAACTCAACAGCAATTAGCAGCGGGTGGCGGAACGGCTGTGTTAGGGGCCGGCAAAATAGCGCAATTAGAGGCAGAAATTAAACAAGCAAAG aaaaaagaAGACACTCTTCGACACGAAATGAAAGTTCAAGAACAAGCGAAAAAAGAACTCGAATTTCACATTGAAAAAATCGTCAGGGAAAAAGAGGAACTCGGTGAAGAGGTCCAATTTACGAAACTATCGGCTAATAATGAAATTCGG gaAATAAAGAAAGAAACGGAGACAGAAGTCGAAAGATTGAATCGAAAATTGAAATGGTTCGCGGAGAATCAAGAACTGCTCGATCGAGATACGAACATTATCAGAGAGAAAAACAACGAAATCCGCAGTTTGAAAGATCAAttagattcattaaaatcacaG AGTGGAGAGAAGAGATTAGAAACGCAGAGTCGAACTAAAGAGAAAGCTGCAGATACTAAACGTATTCAGGATTTAGAGAGACAG GTGAAGGAAATGGAGACGATCATGAAACGCAGGAATCCGAATTCGATTCAAGCGTTAGTTTGGGCCGCCGCGTCTGCCGACGGACCCCACGTGAAAGCGCCATCTGTCGAGTATTTAGAGAACCGAGTTAAACAATTAGAGAAAGAATTAGACGAAAAATCGGACGACGGTAAAAGAAGTTTACGAGTTTTAGAACAGAAATATACATCAATGAAg ttTCAGTATGATGAACgtataaatgaattagaagaaCAGTTGTCTAGATTTACAACGACTCGTTCATCATCCGGCGACAGTCGTCCTTTCACTCATACTACAGCGTTACAGAAAGAGTTAGACACGGTCCGAGAACGTTCTCGTAAAAAACTCGCCGAAAAAGATTCAATAATCGAACGTCTTAATAAAGATTTATCGATGGCTAAAAACAAGGCTACag caaacatgaaaaatgaactGCAAACGTTGAAAGACAATGAAACTGAACTTCAGTTGAAAATCAAAGAGTTGGGATGTGAATTGAGTCGGAAAGATCGTGAAGTGTTAGCGGTTCAAACGAGTCTAGAACGAATACGTAGAGAAAAACAGCAGATCATTATAGATACAAATTTACATCAAAACAGACACGGTCGAG ATGATTATCCGGCAGCGATCAGTGGCAGGAAGTCTCCACGTCGAGAATCGCGTGAATCGACTCCTTCTCGTCAGTACGAACCAGAATTATTCAAAGGTCTCCACATCAGCGACGTTATCCGCGAGAAAGAGGATTTACAACTGAAAATAGACCGATTGACGCTAGAAATCGAACAATGTAAACACGATTTACAAATCAACGCAGAAACAAAACAACGAGAAATTAAAAATCTACAACAACACATGCAAGAACAG atgaatgaaatgaaacgaTTTCATGAGAATGAAATTATTCGAGTTAAAACGACCAACGCCGTAGAACATTCAGCTTCTAAAGTCGCTGAGTTACAGAGTAAAGTAGATGCACAACAG ATTATGTTGACTCATTTACGTGAAAAGTTCAATAACGCTCAAACTGCTGTAGAACAATTACCCGTTTTAAAGATCAAAGAAACAACACTCGAAAACCAAATTAAAACCTTACTCGATGATCTGAAAGAAGCAAAACGAAGCCACAAACCT GAGATGCGACATTTCGATTCGTTATTGGATAAAATCCGAGATTTAGAACGAAAGCACGAATCGCGAGAAAGCGAATTGAAACAgattatattcaaaaataaacaGATAGCCACCGACGATATGGCGAAAGAGGTCGCGAAATGGAGACAAGTCATCGACGTGAAGAACCGCGAGATCGAAAGATTTCGTTCGGAATTAGACGCGATTTTAGACGTTTTAGAAGAATTACGTAAACAAGGAGTCGTTATACCTTCAAAAACAGTATCATCAATCTCATGA
- the LOC141912644 gene encoding exosome complex component RRP42-like produces MAKIILSETERTFVLHGVQDNFRCDGRSNEDYRHLEMETDVISNTTGSARVRLANTDILVGVKAELGEPLPERPEEGRIEFFTDCSANATPEFEGRGGEELAVEISNVLMRAYDTPASLDYKSLCVIPGQQCWVLYIDIVLLECGGNLFDVASLAVKAALFDTKIPNLTVTECDETGGIDIQLSDDPYDYTYIDIKQAPCLVTISKIGHNHIIDATLEEEACSLARLMVGVNEKGIITALKKEGSGSLNPDSLCDMIESGKKVGVNLNKTILNVLKQERNLNQKKVGFLGS; encoded by the exons ACGGAACGAACCTTTGTACTGCACGGAGTTCAG GATAATTTTCGTTGTGATGGTCGCTCGAATGAAGATTATCGACATTTAGAAATGGAAACTGacgttatttcaaatacaactGGTTCAGCACGAGTTCGACTT gCTAATACGGATATATTGGTCGGAGTAAAAGCAGAGCTCGGAGAACCGTTACCGGAGCGCCCGGAGGAAGGAAGAATAGAATTCTTTACCGATTG TTCCGCGAATGCAACACCAGAATTTGAAGGGCGCGGAGGAGAAGAGTTAGCCGTAGAGATAAGTAACGTTTTAATGCGAGCTTATGATACTCCGGCGAGTTTAGATTATAAATCATTATGTGTCATTCCTGGTCAGCAATGCTGGGTtctatatatagatattgtg TTATTAGAATGTGGTGGTAATTTATTTGATGTCGCGTCTCTCGCTGTTAAAGCTGCACTTTTTGACACCAA AATTCCTAATTTAACAGTAACAGAGTGTGATGAAACTGGTGGAATCGATATACAATTATCCGACGATCCGTAtgattatacatatatagatataaaacAGGCTCCGTGTTTAGTGACTATTAGTAAG ATCGGACATAATCACATCATTGATGCTACACTAGAAGAAGAAGCGTGTTCATTAGCCAG ATTGATGGTTGGTGTTAATGAGAAAGGTATTATAACCGCATTAAAGAAAGAAGGTTCTGGGAGTTTAAATCCTGACAGTCTATGTGACATGATTGAG tcCGGTAAAAAGGTTGGtgtcaatttgaataaaacCATACTGAATGTATTGAAGCAGGAACGCAATTTAAATCAGAAGAAAGTTGGATTCCTCGGATCTTAG